The following coding sequences are from one Gossypium hirsutum isolate 1008001.06 chromosome A12, Gossypium_hirsutum_v2.1, whole genome shotgun sequence window:
- the LOC121211287 gene encoding secreted RxLR effector protein 161-like, producing MEKSNAAPTPMVTTVQLSAHAGTPVADAHLYRSLVGALQYVVITRPDIAYAVNKVCQFIHQPLDIHFKAVKRILRYLHGTLDYGLTFTKTSKLMLEGFFDASWGSDVDDRRSTSGYYVFLGGNPVCWSSKKQQVVSRSSAEAKYRSLAHIVTEMVWIQSLLAELSVTPRGKALVWCDSSAVVTIAGNLVLHSKFKHVELDLFFVREKVA from the coding sequence ATGGAAAAGTCGAATGCTGCTCCAACACCTATGGTCACAACAGTTCAGCTGTCAGCTCATGCAGGTACTCCTGTTGCTGATGCTCATCTCTACAGAAGCTTAGTAGGGGCGTTGCAGTATGTAGTCATTACGCGACCAGACATAGCCTATGCTGTGAACAAAGTTTGTCAATTTATACATCAACCACTGGATATACACTTTAAGGCTGTAAAAAGGATACTGCGCTACTTGCATGGTACGCTGGATTATGGTCTTACCTTTACAAAGACTTCAAAACTCATGCTCGAAGGGTTCTTCGATGCTAGTTGGGGGTCTGATGTCGATGATCGGAGATCCACatcaggctactatgtgtttctTGGCGGTAATCCGGTGTGTTGGAGCTCGAAGAAACAGCAGGTGGTCTCTCGCTCGTCTGCAGAAGCTAAATATAGGAGTCTCGCTCATATTGTTACTGAGATGGTCTGGATTCAGTCCTTGCTAGCTGAGCTAAGTGTTACTCCCCGGGGCAAGGCTCTTGTATGGTGTGATAGTTCAGCCGTTGTAACTATTGCAGGGAATTTAGTTCTACACTCAAAGTTTAAACACGTTGAGTTGGATCTTTTTTTTGTAAGGGAGAAAGTCGCATAA